A window of the Brassica oleracea var. oleracea cultivar TO1000 chromosome C1, BOL, whole genome shotgun sequence genome harbors these coding sequences:
- the LOC106313067 gene encoding G-type lectin S-receptor-like serine/threonine-protein kinase At1g61490 isoform X2, with amino-acid sequence MEKKLFTSLLLFTMFSGISFAGITTESPLSIGQTLSSSNEIYELGFFSPPDNSQNQYVGIWFKGIIPRVVVWVANREKPVIDSTAHLAININGSLLLLDGKHGVVWSTRESSASNGSRAELSDEGNLIVTDNVSGRRLWESFENLGDTLLPFSPLTYNLATGEKRVLTSWKSYTDPSRGDFVAHITPQVPSQLFTMRGSTPYYRTGPWAKTRFSGIPLMDETLASPFSFQQDANGSGSFSYVDRSSKLSRLLITSEGTLMRFRHIGTEWEVSYQAPANPCDVYGVCGPFGLCIMSDSPKCKCFKGFVPKFPEEWNRGNWTGGCLRRTELDCQGNSTGKLANVFHPVANIKPPDFYTFVSSVDAEDCYQSCLHNCSCLAFAYIRGIGCLIWNQELIDVMQFSAGGEILSIRLARSELGGNKHKKTILAIAVSISLFVILGSAAYGFYRYKVKHNAIITTDASEDSWRKGLKPQDVPGLNFFEMNTIETATNNFSLSNKLGQGGFGSVYKGKLQDGKEIAVKRLSSSSGQGKEEFMNEIVLISKLQHKNLVRILGCCIEGEERLLIYEFMLNKSLDTFLLDSRKRLEIDWPKRFGIIQGIARGLLYLHRDSRLKVIHRDLKVSNILLDEKMTPKISDFGLARMFQGTEYQDNTRRVVGTLGYMAPEYAWTGTFSEKSDIYSFGVLLLEIISGEKISRFSYGAEGKTLLAYVSMGILV; translated from the exons ATGGAGAAGAAGTTATTTACTTCTTTGCTCTTGTTTACCATGTTTTCAGGCATTAGCTTCGCAGGGATAACGACAGAGAGTCCTTTGTCAATAGGACAAACACTCAGCTCCTCTAATGAGATTTATGAATTGGGATTCTTCAGTCCTCCTGATAACTCACAAAATCAGTATGTCGGAATCTGGTTCAAGGGTATCATTCCCCGGGTGGTTGTGTGGGTGGCCAATAGAGAAAAGCCTGTTATAGACTCCACAGCACATCTAGCTATCAACATAAATGGGAGCCTTCTATTATTGGATGGAAAACATGGGGTTGTGTGGTCCACCAGAGAATCTTCTGCATCTAACGGGTCTCGTGCAGAACTTTCAGATGAAGGAAATCTTATTGTCACAGACAATGTTTCAGGAAGAAGGCTATGGGAAAGCTTTGAGAATCTTGGTGATACTCTGCTACCTTTCTCACCCTTGACCTATAATTTAGCCACCGGTGAGAAGCGTGTATTGACCTCTTGGAAAAGTTACACCGACCCATCTCGTGGTGACTTTGTGGCTCATATTACACCGCAGGTGCCATCGCAGCTGTTTACTATGAGAGGCTCGACGCCTTACTATAGAACAGGTCCATGGGCTAAAACAAGGTTCTCCGGGATACCACTAATGGATGAAACATTAGCAAGTCCATTTAGCTTTCAGCAGGATGCAAATGGGTCAGGGTCTTTCTCTTATGTAGACAGAAGCTCAAAGCTTTCACGTCTACTTATAACATCCGAGGGCACTCTGATGAGGTTCCGGCATATTGGGACAGAATGGGAAGTAAGCTATCAGGCTCCAGCCAATCCGTGCGATGTTTACGGTGTATGTGGACCTTTTGGACTGTGCATAATGTCAGATTCTCCAAAGTGTAAATGCTTCAAAGGGTTTGTACCAAAATTCCCTGAGGAATGGAATAGAGGAAACTGGACTGGTGGTTGCTTAAGGCGTACTGAACTAGATTGCCAAGGGAACTCTACTGGCAAACTTGCAAACGTCTTCCATCCTGTTGCCAACATAAAGCCTCCAGACTTTTACACGTTTGTAAGTTCTGTGGATGCTGAAGACTGCTACCAAAGTTGCCTCCACAACTGTTCTTGCTTAGCCTTTGCTTATATTCGTGGAATTGGGTGTTTGATATGGAATCAAGAGCTAATAGACGTAATGCAGTTTTCTGCGGGAGGGGAGATTCTTTCCATTCGTCTTGCACGCTCTGAACTAG GTGGAAATAAGCACAAGAAAACTATTTTGGCCATTGCTGTTAGCATTTCTCTCTTTGTCATATTGGGATCTGCTGCGTATGGTTTCTATAGATACAAAGTGAAACATAATG CTATTATAACAACGGATGCCTCAGAAGATTCATGGAGGAAAGGTCTGAAACCACAAGATGTCCCGGGTTTAAATTTCTTTGAGATGAATACCATTGAAACTGCTACCAATAATTTCAGCCTGTCAAATAAACTCGGACAAGGTGGTTTCGGTTCAGTTTACAAG GGAAAGCTGCAGGATGGGAAAGAAATTGCTGTCAAACGGCTTTCTAGCAGCTCGGGGCAGGGAAAAGAGGAGTTTATGAATGAAATAGTACTCATCTCAAAGCTACAACACAAAAACTTAGTTCGGATTTTGGGATGTTGCATTGAAGGAGAAGAGAGGCTATTGATTTATGAGTTCATGTTGAACAAAAGCCTTGACACTTTTCTCTTAG ATTCAAGAAAAAGGCTTGAGATTGACTGGCCTAAGAGATTCGGTATCATCCAAGGTATTGCGCGTGGACTTCTCTATCTCCACCGTGACTCACGCCTCAAGGTCATTCACCGAGATTTAAAGGTGAGCAATATTCTTTTGGATGAGAAGATGACCCCAAAAATATCAGATTTTGGATTGGCTCGGATGTTTCAAGGAACCGAATATCAAGACAACACTCGCAGGGTTGTAGGAACTTT AGGATATATGGCTCCTGAGTATGCATGGACTGGTACGTTCTCAGAGAAGTCAGACATTTACAGCTTCGGAGTTCTATTGTTAGAAATCATCAGCGGAGAGAAAATCTCAAGATTTAGCTATGGCGCAGAAGGAAAAACCCTTCTTGCATATGTAA GCATGGGAATCTTGGTATGA
- the LOC106313086 gene encoding G-type lectin S-receptor-like serine/threonine-protein kinase At1g61500: MTRFVCLVLFVMLLSFTYAAITPTSPLSIGQTLSSSDGVYQLGFFSPNNTQNQYVGIWFKGIIPRVVVWVANREKPVTDSTANLAITSKGSLLLFSGKDGIVWSSGETFASNGSHAELSDSGSLIVVDKASGRILWQSFDHLGDTLLHSSFLMYNLVTGEKRVVTSWKSYTDPSPGDFVGEITPQVPSQGFIMRGSRPYWRSGPWAKTRFTGVPLMDESYTSTFSLHQDVNGSGYLSFFQRKYKISRIILTPEGSMKIFRYNGTNWELYYEAPLANSCHIYGVCGPFGLCVSSVPPKCKCFKGFVPKSIEEWERGNWTSGCVRRTELLCQGNSTGEDVNVFHPVANIKPPDSYEFANSLNAEECYQSCFHNCSCLAFSYISGIGCLVWNHDLMDAVQFFAGGELLSIRLARSELDGNKLKKTIVASTVSLTLFVILGLASFGFWRCRLEDNAHILKDAWRNEFKPQDVPGLDFFEMNTIQTATNNFSLSNKLGQGGFGSVYKGKLQDGKEIAVKRLSSSSGQGKEEFMNEIVLISKLQHRNLVRILGCCIEGEERLLIYEFMVNKSLDTFIFDSRRKLEIEWPKRFSIIQGIARGLLYLHRESRLKVIHRDLKVSNILMDEKMNPKISDFGLARMYQGTEHEENTHRVAGTLGYMAPEYAWTGMFSEKSDIYSFGVLLLEIISGEKISRFGYGEEGRNLLTYAWETWGENGGTDLLDQGVAYSCRPLEVERCVHIGLLCVQHQPADRPNTLELLSMLTTTSDLPSPKQPTFVAQTRNKEFMAMGLTTVSKMTDSVILGR, from the exons ATGACTAGGTTTGTTTGCTTGGTTTTGTTTGTCATGCTCTTAAGTTTTACATATGCAGCTATAACGCCAACAAGTCCTTTGTCAATAGGACAAACTCTCAGCTCCTCTGATGGTGTTTATCAACTGGGGTTCTTCAGTCCTAATAATACCCAGAATCAGTATGTTGGAATCTGGTTCAAGGGCATCATTCCTCGGGTGGTTGTGTGGGTGGCTAATAGAGAAAAGCCTGTTACAGACTCCACCGCAAATCTAGCTATCACCAGCAAGGGAAGTCTTCTCTTATTTAGTGGCAAAGATGGCATTGTCTGGTCCAGTGGAGAGACTTTTGCATCTAACGGGTCTCATGCAGAGCTTTCAGACAGTGGAAGTCTTATTGTCGTAGACAAAGCTTCAGGAAGAATTCTATGGCAAAGCTTTGACCATCTTGGTGATACTCTTCTACATTCCTCATTTCTTATGTATAACCTCGTCACCGGTGAGAAGCGGGTTGTGACTTCTTGGAAAAGTTACACAGATCCATCACCTGGCGACTTTGTGGGTGAGATTACACCACAAGTGCCATCACAAGGGTTTATTATGAGAGGCTCGAGGCCTTACTGGAGAAGTGGTCCATGGGCTAAAACGAGGTTCACTGGGGTACCTCTAATGGATGAGTCATACACAAGTACATTCAGTCTTCACCAGGATGTAAATGGGTCAGGATACTTGTCTTTTTTTCAAAGAAAATACAAAATTTCACGCATAATTTTAACACCGGAGGGATCAATGAAGATTTTTCGTTACAATGGAACGAACTGGGAACTGTACTATGAGGCTCCATTAGCCAATTCATGCCACATATATGGTGTATGTGGACCTTTTGGGTTGTGTGTTAGTTCAGTTCCTCCAAAATGTAAATGCTTCAAAGGGTTTGTACCTAAATCCATTGAAGAATGGGAAAGAGGAAACTGGACGAGTGGTTGTGTGAGGCGAACCGAGCTACTTTGTCAAGGAAACTCTACCGGTGAAGATGTAAATGTCTTCCATCCTGTTGCCAACATAAAGCCTCCAGATAGTTACGAATTTGCAAATTCCCTGAATGCTGAAGAATGCTACCAAAGTTGCTTCCACAATTGTTCATGCTTGGCCTTTTCTTATATTAGTGGAATTGGGTGCTTAGTATGGAACCATGACTTAATGGACGCAGTGCAGTTTTTTGCAGGAGGAGAGCTTCTTTCCATTCGTCTTGCACGTTCTGAGCTAG ATGGAAATAAGCTCAAGAAGACAATAGTTGCTAGTACTGTGAGCCTTACCCTTTTTGTGATTTTGGGCTTGGCTTCGTTTGGTTTCTGGCGATGCAGACTGGAAGATAATG CTCATATATTAAAAGATGCTTGGAGGAACGAGTTTAAACCACAAGATGTCCCAGGTTTAGATTTTTTTGAGATGAATACCATACAAACTGCCACCAATAATTTCAGTCTGTCAAACAAACTCGGACAAGGTGGATTTGGTTCTGTATACAAG GGAAAACTGCAAGATGGAAAAGAAATCGCTGTAAAACGGCTTTCCAGCAGCTCAGGGCAGGGCAAAGAGGAATTCATGAATGAAATAGTACTCATCTCAAAACTACAACACAGAAACTTAGTTCGGATATTGGGATGTTGCATTGAAGGAGAAGAGAGGCTATTGATTTATGAGTTCATGGTGAACAAAAGCCTTGATACTTTTATCTTCG ATTCAAGAAGAAAGCTTGAGATTGAGTGGCCTAAGAGATTCAGTATCATCCAAGGTATTGCACGTGGACTTCTCTATCTCCACCGTGAGTCACGCCTCAAGGTCATTCACCGAGACCTGAAGGTGAGTAATATTCTTATGGATGAGAAGATGAACCCAAAAATATCAGATTTTGGATTGGCTAGGATGTATCAGGGAACCGAACATGAGGAAAATACTCACAGGGTTGCAGGAACTTT AGGATATATGGCACCTGAGTATGCATGGACAGGGATGTTCTCTGAGAAATCCGATATCTACAGCTTCGGAGTTCTGTTGTTAGAAATCATCAGTGGGGAAAAGATCTCAAGATTCGGTTATGGCGAAGAAGGCAGAAACCTTCTTACATAC GCGTGGGAAACTTGGGGTGAAAATGGAGGAACTGATCTCTTGGACCAAGGCGTTGCGTATTCATGTCGCCCGTTAGAAGTTGAGAGATGTGTTCATATTGGTTTGCTCTGCGTTCAACACCAACCTGCCGATAGACCCAACACACTTGAGTTACTGTCTATGCTCACTACAACATCAGATCTTCCATCACCAAAACAACCCACATTTGTAGCGCAGACGAGAAACAAAGAATTCATGGCTATGGGTTTGACCACCGTCAGTAAGATGACAGATTCTGTAATCCTTGGGCGTTAA
- the LOC106313067 gene encoding G-type lectin S-receptor-like serine/threonine-protein kinase At1g61490 isoform X1, which produces MEKKLFTSLLLFTMFSGISFAGITTESPLSIGQTLSSSNEIYELGFFSPPDNSQNQYVGIWFKGIIPRVVVWVANREKPVIDSTAHLAININGSLLLLDGKHGVVWSTRESSASNGSRAELSDEGNLIVTDNVSGRRLWESFENLGDTLLPFSPLTYNLATGEKRVLTSWKSYTDPSRGDFVAHITPQVPSQLFTMRGSTPYYRTGPWAKTRFSGIPLMDETLASPFSFQQDANGSGSFSYVDRSSKLSRLLITSEGTLMRFRHIGTEWEVSYQAPANPCDVYGVCGPFGLCIMSDSPKCKCFKGFVPKFPEEWNRGNWTGGCLRRTELDCQGNSTGKLANVFHPVANIKPPDFYTFVSSVDAEDCYQSCLHNCSCLAFAYIRGIGCLIWNQELIDVMQFSAGGEILSIRLARSELGGNKHKKTILAIAVSISLFVILGSAAYGFYRYKVKHNAIITTDASEDSWRKGLKPQDVPGLNFFEMNTIETATNNFSLSNKLGQGGFGSVYKGKLQDGKEIAVKRLSSSSGQGKEEFMNEIVLISKLQHKNLVRILGCCIEGEERLLIYEFMLNKSLDTFLLDSRKRLEIDWPKRFGIIQGIARGLLYLHRDSRLKVIHRDLKVSNILLDEKMTPKISDFGLARMFQGTEYQDNTRRVVGTLGYMAPEYAWTGTFSEKSDIYSFGVLLLEIISGEKISRFSYGAEGKTLLAYAWESWYENGGIDLLDKDVANSCQPLEVKRCVQIGLLCVQHQPADRPNTLELLSLLTTTSDLQSPEQPTFALHKRDDRYLCKGLSTVDEITQSAILGR; this is translated from the exons ATGGAGAAGAAGTTATTTACTTCTTTGCTCTTGTTTACCATGTTTTCAGGCATTAGCTTCGCAGGGATAACGACAGAGAGTCCTTTGTCAATAGGACAAACACTCAGCTCCTCTAATGAGATTTATGAATTGGGATTCTTCAGTCCTCCTGATAACTCACAAAATCAGTATGTCGGAATCTGGTTCAAGGGTATCATTCCCCGGGTGGTTGTGTGGGTGGCCAATAGAGAAAAGCCTGTTATAGACTCCACAGCACATCTAGCTATCAACATAAATGGGAGCCTTCTATTATTGGATGGAAAACATGGGGTTGTGTGGTCCACCAGAGAATCTTCTGCATCTAACGGGTCTCGTGCAGAACTTTCAGATGAAGGAAATCTTATTGTCACAGACAATGTTTCAGGAAGAAGGCTATGGGAAAGCTTTGAGAATCTTGGTGATACTCTGCTACCTTTCTCACCCTTGACCTATAATTTAGCCACCGGTGAGAAGCGTGTATTGACCTCTTGGAAAAGTTACACCGACCCATCTCGTGGTGACTTTGTGGCTCATATTACACCGCAGGTGCCATCGCAGCTGTTTACTATGAGAGGCTCGACGCCTTACTATAGAACAGGTCCATGGGCTAAAACAAGGTTCTCCGGGATACCACTAATGGATGAAACATTAGCAAGTCCATTTAGCTTTCAGCAGGATGCAAATGGGTCAGGGTCTTTCTCTTATGTAGACAGAAGCTCAAAGCTTTCACGTCTACTTATAACATCCGAGGGCACTCTGATGAGGTTCCGGCATATTGGGACAGAATGGGAAGTAAGCTATCAGGCTCCAGCCAATCCGTGCGATGTTTACGGTGTATGTGGACCTTTTGGACTGTGCATAATGTCAGATTCTCCAAAGTGTAAATGCTTCAAAGGGTTTGTACCAAAATTCCCTGAGGAATGGAATAGAGGAAACTGGACTGGTGGTTGCTTAAGGCGTACTGAACTAGATTGCCAAGGGAACTCTACTGGCAAACTTGCAAACGTCTTCCATCCTGTTGCCAACATAAAGCCTCCAGACTTTTACACGTTTGTAAGTTCTGTGGATGCTGAAGACTGCTACCAAAGTTGCCTCCACAACTGTTCTTGCTTAGCCTTTGCTTATATTCGTGGAATTGGGTGTTTGATATGGAATCAAGAGCTAATAGACGTAATGCAGTTTTCTGCGGGAGGGGAGATTCTTTCCATTCGTCTTGCACGCTCTGAACTAG GTGGAAATAAGCACAAGAAAACTATTTTGGCCATTGCTGTTAGCATTTCTCTCTTTGTCATATTGGGATCTGCTGCGTATGGTTTCTATAGATACAAAGTGAAACATAATG CTATTATAACAACGGATGCCTCAGAAGATTCATGGAGGAAAGGTCTGAAACCACAAGATGTCCCGGGTTTAAATTTCTTTGAGATGAATACCATTGAAACTGCTACCAATAATTTCAGCCTGTCAAATAAACTCGGACAAGGTGGTTTCGGTTCAGTTTACAAG GGAAAGCTGCAGGATGGGAAAGAAATTGCTGTCAAACGGCTTTCTAGCAGCTCGGGGCAGGGAAAAGAGGAGTTTATGAATGAAATAGTACTCATCTCAAAGCTACAACACAAAAACTTAGTTCGGATTTTGGGATGTTGCATTGAAGGAGAAGAGAGGCTATTGATTTATGAGTTCATGTTGAACAAAAGCCTTGACACTTTTCTCTTAG ATTCAAGAAAAAGGCTTGAGATTGACTGGCCTAAGAGATTCGGTATCATCCAAGGTATTGCGCGTGGACTTCTCTATCTCCACCGTGACTCACGCCTCAAGGTCATTCACCGAGATTTAAAGGTGAGCAATATTCTTTTGGATGAGAAGATGACCCCAAAAATATCAGATTTTGGATTGGCTCGGATGTTTCAAGGAACCGAATATCAAGACAACACTCGCAGGGTTGTAGGAACTTT AGGATATATGGCTCCTGAGTATGCATGGACTGGTACGTTCTCAGAGAAGTCAGACATTTACAGCTTCGGAGTTCTATTGTTAGAAATCATCAGCGGAGAGAAAATCTCAAGATTTAGCTATGGCGCAGAAGGAAAAACCCTTCTTGCATAT GCATGGGAATCTTGGTATGAAAATGGAGGAATTGATCTTTTGGATAAAGATGTTGCTAACTCATGTCAGCCATTAGAAGTTAAGAGATGTGTTCAGATTGGTCTGCTCTGTGTTCAGCATCAACCTGCAGACAGACCCAATACACTTGAGTTGCTGTCTCTGCTCACCACTACATCAGACCTTCAATCACCAGAACAACCCACATTTGCACTGCACAAGAGAGATGACAGATACTTGTGTAAGGGTTTGAGCACTGTCGATGAGATAACACAATCTGCTATCCTTGGGCGTTAA